The Fusarium poae strain DAOMC 252244 chromosome 2, whole genome shotgun sequence nucleotide sequence GGTGATACCGCATGGTCTGTTCTGCATTTGTCCATATATCAATGGTTTCGCTATGAAGGAAATGTGGGAACTCCATCAAGAGTTCATGCACAAGGCATGATTTGTCTATGTTTTCTCTCCAATATGGGATCAACCTGCCCCTGGAGTATCCCACTTGCAGAGTCCTCTTGATATATGAATCCTTGCCACGGAGTGGCATATGCCAATTGGCTGATGATTCATTCCATGTAACAAGACATCGTGGCCGTTCAAACTGGAGATAGGCTTCTATATCAACGCCAGCGAGCTCTAGCATGTCGAGCCAGCGATGTAGGCTCTCCACAGCTTCATCCGAGGTGCGCCTGCAGCGTAGAATTTGTGTTAAAGAACTCGGATCAAAGTTATAGCCCTTAGACAGGTCTAGTCCACCGTCAATGAGACCAGAGACCACTGCTACGCAATCATCCATATTGAGATCAACGTCAAGGTTCTCCTTCCTGAAAATGTCGATCAACTGGTTTTGTATGATCTGATTGGACTCCGGTGAACGGACTGGCCGCCAACTTAGATACGCATCCATGCAGGCTTTGAGTTGACGAAAACCTTGTGTTCCCGCCAGCAGCATGTGCAGTTCTTCAATATTTAGAGCATTCTTACGGATATTGATGTAAGTGATGGCGCTCTGAAGCTGGCTCTGAGTCCGAATCCTGTAACATCTCCACATGCAACCACCAAAGTGCGCTCTGTAGATATCGTGTGTTAATATATCAACACTCTCGTTGGGTATAGATGGGCTTACGTCTCTTCTACCCTTCTCATCTGGTGTCTGATGAACTCTAGGATTCGTGGAGCTCTTGCGATGGCTGCCAGCTATTTCAATGTTAATCAAAATGCACCGAAATCCAGGTCAAGCACTTACACCTAGTAAATTGCACTCGCGATCTGGATCATATTCATTCCAGGTTATCTGGGTTGCCGGGGTAATAGTGCGTTCGTTGAATAGTTGTTGGACCACGTCGACATTGTCCTCTTTGAAAGCCTCGCGAATTCTGGTACCAAGACTATCTGATCTGTAGTGTATAGGTATCACAAATGGTATTGTTATAGTAACGCACAAAGGAGTAAGGTGGTCCTTTTTAAGTGATAGTTTGATATAACAATTGAACCATGTTGATCCTGCTGTTAGAATTGAACTATCCTCAATTAACAGTGAGTCTGAACCGCTAGTACCAGCTGTTATGTTTCTCTTGTGACTCTTTTGTAGGAATGCCAACTGTAAGAAAGATCTTCGCCACATCTTCGTAACGGGTTCGACGTGCTTTGGTTGCGTGGGCGCATCAGTAGAAATGGGGCTTGTGTCGATAGAGTCTACCGTTGGAATAGGCGCCATGACTGCACATGTCTGTTGCGGTGGATTTATCCCACTAGGCATGTTGACCCTCGTCATTGGCGGGTAAGGTGTCCTCATACTGCTATCGAGAGATTATCAGATCGATATCTAGGCCTGGAGAGAGGAGACTTACAAAATGATTGTTGTCAAGAGAAGTTGGAGGACATCAAGGGACTTATCCAAGTTCTTTACGCCGGCCGTGATCTTGTCTTTATTCTGCAAGAACAACAAGCCTTCGTTTCTGAATAGGCCACCACCTCTGTCGCGCTTTTCAGTGACACTTTGGATAATGCGGTGAATATCCGTCACTTTCTCGTAGCACTCGTGAATCATTTCATacaaagaagaagggagACGCGCTGAACTCGGGTGATTGTCTGATAGACATGCCGCTGACAACACCGCCCCAATTGACTCACAGATAATTTCGACATGGTTGAGCTTGCTAACCAAAGTTTCGAGTTCCTTTGTAGCACTCTTGTAAGTCGCAATCAGTTTTTTGATGGTCTTTATTGTCTTGATCAGCTGGTCGGATAACGGAACAATGCCGACTGCCAACGAGATAGGGTCCATTGTATTGACAACAATGTATTTTGGCCTCGTACCTTTGGATCGCTGCGTACGGAGTTCTTACCCTGGGTTGAATGTATTCAATTATATATGAGCAGTTCAACAGTCCTGCGATGATGTGATAGTCCTGGAATATCCCTTTGCTTCACAACGTCTTACAACCACAGTGTTAGTGAGACAAAGATGTCGAGTAACCATGGCGGCCTTGCTTTCGTCTGTGGATGCAGATACCCGTCACACTCGGACTTTTGACTTGCAGATCACACCACCGAGTTATAACTCGCGGATTAGGTTGCACTGCCACGGCCATTAGTCCCGACATGTTTTATTATCGCAAGCTATGTGGAATTGTTCCCCTCTAGACTACCACACCTAACTAGAGTGCTCTAGGCATCAGTTCTGGCGGAAGCTCATCTGGCATGTATTCAAACAGCTCCTCGGTGCTTCTCTCAGTGTTTGGATACGCATTCAAGCTTTCCACATCCACCTGCCGGACGACATGTATCCTATCATCAGACATTGTTTCTTGTATCTGCTGAGGAGGCGCAGCAGCAATTGTGATATTTGTATGGGTGTCACCACTGTAAATGCGGTCCCTCGTGAACCCAGTTGGCTTTGTGCTGCCCCTGGGGACTGATGATAGTGGCACAAGAGTAGTTTGGTTCTGAGAGGGTTTCGTAGGGCGAGATTGTGTTCCACTCCGACTTCGCACGAATTCAATGAGCTCACTCAGGACTGCAAACTCAAGTTTGAGTTTGATCGAGTATGTGACGAGCTTGATTCCTTGTTCCCAGACGTAAAAGTCCATCAACTCTAAGACGACCATCCCGAGATCCATAATCACAATCGCAATATTGATGGCGAATAGCTTGTAGAGCATTTTTCGTGTGTTGCCAAAGGCCGTCTTGAGAATATCGAGGGATTTCCAAATGTATATTCCAGAGATGGTCAGTTCTTGCATGTAGAAACAGCACATGGAAATCTTTTCTGCGATGTTGAAAACACTGTTGAACCCGTTCCTGTTGTCTCTCGGACTATACTCTGATCCAAACAGCAATACAGTCATGGTAGTGTGCTAGTCATTGTTAGTTGGAGCAACTTGGATAGATTGCAGGACATACCCAGACAATACCGTTGATTATGATTACAGCAAGTACAGATCGTAAGATCATTCTGTCATTTAGAATAAGATGTAGTCGAGAGTACAAGACAACAGATTGGCCAGATATCACAAGAACCAAGCCGATAGTCTCGATAATCATGCCCACATAGTCGTGCGTTAGGTCGAAATAAACCACTAGCCAGCCCAGACAGTATGGAAGGATGCCGAAGGATGCAAAGAGTATGCTCCAGAAATAAAGACCAGCTTTTCGTTTGAAGGTGAGGTAGATGAGTGTCAATAGCTCAATGGCGTTGTAGAGCGCCAGTGTCGAGGCCACCTAGTTAACGTAAATAAAGCACAAAGCAACGTTACGAAGAAATTCTTACCATAACAAACACATCTCGACCAATGTATACCAATTCATCAATTTTGGCATAGTGGACGTCCCATTTGTCGCGGTGTGGTAACATCATTGCGTCTACAGGTTTAAAGGGTAGAGGGGAGAGTGAAACAAATACTCCCTGGGAGAATCGAGGGAAAGGCCAAAAGCAGCGTGCCCAGACATCAGGGCGGCTTGGCATAAATGTACCTGTATGTACGTTCCCGCCCTTCCATGTGCTCGAAGCGTCACGCTGGAGATCATGCCGGATCTCATCAGTCCCGAGGAACTTCTGAATCATTAAGGGTCTAGATCTGCATGTTCTATATCATGGCAGTGATAGGTCGTGACAGCAGGGTGAAGCTACGCCATCTCGATATGTCCGGGAAGTTTCTTTGTCGCTAAGTCTAGTTAAGGCGTCTGTCCAAAAGTTAAACAGACGGCTGACGAATAAAATATCATTAGAAACAACCCGACAACGGCCATGCATTCCGATGTCCTGATCTTACTGCTTTTGACTTTATGACAGCGGTGAGATGTTATGGAATCGGCTTAGTGGACATGAGTCTCGTTCTCAAACTCGCAAGATGACTATTCAATTATTCACCACCTGGTATGAGAGGAATATTCGTTCATGTGGTAACAGGCTCCTATGTGAGTTTATCTGTACAAGGATTTATAGCTTCGCAGACTCTGGAAATACCTTAGAAACATTAATCCATGAGTAATCATTTTAGCCATGCTGTACATTGTGTTGATCAATTCCTGTGATTAAAGTAGACTCTCGGGATGTTTTGGTATCTCCACAGAACCTGTAAACGAAGACTAATACCGAAGCAGCAATTGTACGATGAATTGGTGACGGAACTTGACAGCTTGAGTTTAAGCTTCTGTTTATGGTTGTTGACGGCCGCTCTTAAAAAATGAATGCGGATTAGCATCCACCTGAGCTTATCTGACCCTGGCAGCCACCGTGTGCCTGGCGCGTCATCACCTATTTGGGGGGTAGGAATGTTCGTTGACATGTTGAACCGACAGGTAAAGATACACAGTAGTAACCTAGTCTAGCGGGTAGCAGAAATaataacctcctaagtcttaggttacaaaaataaatagtctaagagctatagcctaaggagcataaagtgacctgctaatttcgtctcttatgcttccagcggccaatttttctgatactcAGAGGGTAACGATGAATATAGTGGAAAGAACTTGGAATCATTTGTGATAGAATGATATAGGGACACGCCGTCTCACAAGAGGCACAGCTTGTTAGCCAATCTGAGGGAAGAGATATGTACACTATCATTTAAGCTGCAGAATATCGTGTGAGTATGTTAGCAACGCTATCACCTTGACCATTCAGGCGGCTGAACCGGCGAATTGTGGTATGATCCTTGGCAGATCGTGGCTTGAACCGGTTGCTTGTTTCTCATCCTCTTTTGACACTGACTTGATTTCCAAAacaaaattaaatattttcttctttattactaattaattagtcAGTTATCCTACTTTGTCTTTTTTCACATTTCTGACTCTGGCCGTTGCATCAGCCAACGTTGTGCACGTTGGAAGATGGAAGCCCAGCCGCATCCTCCCTTTGAGCTTCCATCGCCCCAATGAACACTAAACCCCAGCTTGTCACTTCCTTGGCAATTGGAAGATATTGCAGCCCTTGAAAGGACGGCAAAAGAATCATTAGTCTTTGTATAATTAACCATGTCTATCGCTTCTTCCGCAATGCTTGATTTGGGTGTGACGATTGCCTCGTCGATTACGGATGCATCATCAGTGGTATCAATATCTGCGTTTGCATTCTCAGTATACAATCATTTTAGCCACTTAAAAAGATACTAATCTGGGAGTAATTCTATCTGTAGAGAAGTTTATCGGTCATGCAATAAAAGAGGTGCCATCAAATTGCAGCTTTCATCATTTGCCCCTGCATTTCGGTCAAAGGGTGAGTCGGAACCTTTTTCACATTCCACAACCCCTGACACTGAAGTTGACTCTTTTGGGAAATGTCTAGGGGCGATTTACATGGGGGCCTTCTGAAGGgtcctcagggtattagaaaaattggccgctgaaagcataagagacgaaattagtaggccactttatgctctttagactatagctcttagactacttatttttataacctaagacttgggaggttattatttctgctacccactagaggGTTTAATCCTTCAGGGACACCTGGAAAAATGTTTTGCGCGCTGCAATCCTCCCTTGCTTGAGATAAATGTGGCTGGGTTGGCGCAGCAAGTTGGGGCTAGCGGAATTCCATGTCTGAGACTTGAAGCACAAGGACCATTTAAAAGCCGTTACTAGAAATGCCAAGGTATTGCAATTCGAAGTAATGAATGAAAGGGCGGGCTCCTTGCATATTCAGAGCCATTCATCAGGAATCTTTCTGAGGCTAACATTCAGAATGGTCCAGCCATTAATTATATCAAAATGCGAATACCTGTTCGAACGCCACCAAAAGTGAATGATAAGGCCCTCCCTCTCCCTTGCGTAATTAGAAGCAATACGTGTTATATCACCCGTGTTGAATGACTATAATAACATGTTACACGGCTAAAGATTACCATTGTGGACCATTGCTGCTCAAACGACTGTTATTCTGCAACATGGACGTTTCTTCAAAGGCTAAGTGGCACCACAAGGCCTTCATCCCCACATGCACAATACTCAGTTTCGCATGCGTTTCCATGCTTTTGCTTCACTGGCATTGGCAGTGGCAGACGTTGACTTATACTCCTCCCGCCTCAGTCGACAAGGACCGACGCTTCGCCCTGGTCATACCTGCCACCGGTTCTAGCCCTGAACTTTGCAAAACCGTCGTTACCGGACTCGCACTTGGTTACCCAAGCCCAGTTATCGTCAATTGGGGAGTTGACCATCGCGCTCTCACACATTGGCGGGGTGGTCGCAATTTAGTAAAAGTACCTGGTGTGGTCGAGTATCTTGAAGCAGCCACACGACCAGATGCGCACCCATCCGAGCGATTGAATGACGACGACATTGTACTCATTGTCGATGGTTACGACATTTGGTTCCAACTGCCAGCTCAGGTGATGCTCGAGCGATATCACAAGATCAACCGAGAAGCCAACGAGAGACTGCAAAAAGAATGGAACAAACATCAACGAGGACCAATGCCGATGCGACAGACTATAATTGGGGCAAGTGGCAAGAGATGCGACCCCAAGAACGAAAATAGGGGCACAAAGATGCAGTGCGATGTGTGGCCCGAGAGCCCTTTTACGCAAGGATCTCTATGGCCCCAACACagacaaggacaagacaTGCTGGGAGGCTCCTCAGATCAATTGGGACGATCTAGATGTTGAACACTTGGAAACAGACCATACAGGCAAGGTCAAGTCACGCCACTGCGGTGCCGTCAGGCCGAGGTGGCTCAACGGGGGCCTCTACATGGGGCCTGCTGGTGATTTGAGACGTCTCTTCCGTCGCTGCTTGTTCACACTACAGACGGGAATCGGCAAGGGAATCAAGATGCGTAGTGAACAGTCTCTTGCATACGAAGCCATATCTGAACAGGAGGTCTATCGCCAATGGCAGAGATCGAATGGCAACCTGAAACGTGGTATATCAAAGTTGATGGGTGACAAGCTGGAATATCACATCGGCCTTGATTACGCCGAGGAACTATCAGTCCAAACCCAGTGGGCGCAAGACAGAAATGGAAGGGACCATGGTGCATTTGTGACACTAGGCAACCAAGAACTCATTGACCAACATTCTCAGGCTCTGGGGATCTCGCCGACAAGACTGCGTGGTTTACCAGACGACATCAAGTCAGCACCGAACCCACTGTCACTTCTTCAGCCCGGAGCCAACTGGACCGACATGCCTCTCTATGCAGACTTCTTCACCGAGACCGTCTCTGCTATTCTACATCACAACGGTGTCGGTTCCCTCAAGACACATCGATCCACATGGTGGGACAGACCATGGTATTATCAACACCTCCGAAAGCTTCTTCACCTTCGACTGCGAGCAAAGGACGAGCCTGAGGATCCTCTGGCGACGGTACAGACAGCCAATGGACGTGTGAGATACTGGGCTGCCACCGCCGAACAGGAGAGCAAGTATCCCagacagatgaagaagacgttAAAACACAGACTGGACAAGATGAAGTTTGGAGATATTTGTCGGCACAAGCACTCAGCACCAGAGGGGCCTAACCAGGAGTGGTGGGAGGAGATTTTTCGCGACACTGGTGGTCCTTGGGGTACCTAGATAGGTCGCAGTGTTATCATTTCTGTGGCTATAGTTAGTGAAAACGTATTTCATGttattcttaagatatttGAAACTTTcctatatatatttcctAGTGTAATAATGCGTTATAggcttaatactattatattgaattttattatattaaaagctatagtattaattataagctttttctttttttctttagaatTTCTTTtagtcttttaattttatagaattcttaatataataaattctaatttaataaactttttataaaataatattatttttattaaatactttataaattattaataattttttttttttattaaaaattattttaaagattaaaaagtaattttatttaaagtattttatttcttaatatattaataatatattttttttaaatattataaaaagcctttaaagcttttttctttttatataataaagatttaaattttaatttattaatttaataattaattatataattaaaaatattataattaaaaataataaaaataataatttaattattatttatatttataatattttaattttaaatattaataaaaaaattatttttaaaataaaaaaaaatattaaataattttaattaatttctttttataaaaataaaattaattataaaaattaagcttttataaataattttttaatttaataaataattaaaattaataaagactttaaagtttattattttatataataattatatagttttattaatattaatattaatattaataaaaaaatatttaataattaatctttagaaaaaataaaaacttttataataattattataattttaattttataaattatatatatttttaaattaaatctatattaatatctaggtttaaaaactatatttttttataagttaattttatatatatactttaggacttatgccTTAAAAATCACTATATAAAAGTAGGCTTAATGCAATTCTATGAAGAGAGTTTATTCTCTGGTCAGTCAAAAGTAATGTCGTAGTAAAAACAAGTGTATgaaaggtaggtaggtgtcTCTGGAGTGTCAGGCGATGTCGGCTGGAGAGTCTTCAAAGACGCAGTCTTAGCTGCGAGTGATTTCGGTTCGGCAAAATATTTTGCATCATGCAGAGTCTGGGATGTAGAATTGAGATTGTTGTTTGACTTACTGTTTTTGTAAATGACCATGCATTCATTGTAAATGTTTGGTGACTTGGATATCTTCAGAGTTTGAACTACAGTCTTCTAcaagatatttatatctcGGCCCATTCAGCTACTCTCCGGCAATTAGAACAACTTTTGGGACCATGACACTCAGTATGAATCATCGGCGAGACTCTTTAGAACCAACCAAGACATGATACGCTTGGATGAACAGGCCCTTGTTACTTCTACGATTTAATAACCTGAAACTATTCCGTTTGTGGTCGCCGAAGAACGCTTACGCTTGGCGGCATCTACAAACACAGGCCACGGGGTATCAAAATAAGTTACCTTTGGatgcataagagacgaaattactAGATCACTTTATgatccttagactatagttccTTGACTACGTATATGTGtagcctaagacttaggGGGCTATTTTATCTACCACCCACTAGATGGGGATCATACAAGGACAAACTATAtagagaaagggaaaagcaTATATAGTGAACACAAACGTGGCAACTCTTCATCAACGTCTCTGGTTATTGACTGAATCACATTCAACATTAAGACTACTTCTCTCACGGCCCAGATAATTGATTCCTATGACTCTACACACAACTCGTACCTATGTTGAGTGTGGTCGAGGCTCAGGAACATAATAACCAGATCCTGACTGGTGGGTAAAAAATAGTTCAACCTCTAGTCTTCAGGATACAATGACAGATTATCTAAGGGTAAACATAGTAGTCTGGTTGTATAACTGACTTGTTAATTTCGTCTATCATGGTTGGAGAAACCAACTCGTCTGCTACCTGCCGGGTAAAAGAACCCACTGTAGCCCTACCACAAAACCGGAAAGGCCGGAATCTCACGAGATATATACAACATGATGCATAATGACTCATAATGGTTCATACAACGCATATATAACAGCGTCAAAATTCTGCAGGCGCGGCATATTAATTGAGCAGACATAAGCAAAAGCACTGCCTTATGATAAATTACCATAGCCTATCAAGGAATAACACCAGGTGTTGGCTTGTCATGACACCATAGATTCAGT carries:
- a CDS encoding hypothetical protein (TransMembrane:6 (o95-119i126-149o155-177i189-215o235-254i275-299o)), with the translated sequence MIQKFLGTDEIRHDLQRDASSTWKGGNVHTGTFMPSRPDVWARCFWPFPRFSQGVFVSLSPLPFKPVDAMMLPHRDKWDVHYAKIDELVYIGRDVFVMVASTLALYNAIELLTLIYLTFKRKAGLYFWSILFASFGILPYCLGWLVVYFDLTHDYVGMIIETIGLVLVISGQSVVLYSRLHLILNDRMILRSVLAVIIINGIVWHTTMTVLLFGSEYSPRDNRNGFNSVFNIAEKISMCCFYMQELTISGIYIWKSLDILKTAFGNTRKMLYKLFAINIAIVIMDLGMVVLELMDFYVWEQGIKLVTYSIKLKLEFAVLSELIEFVRSRSGTQSRPTKPSQNQTTLVPLSSVPRGSTKPTGFTRDRIYSGDTHTNITIAAAPPQQIQETMSDDRIHVVRQVDVESLNAYPNTERSTEELFEYMPDELPPELMPRAL
- a CDS encoding hypothetical protein (TransMembrane:1 (i12-35o)), with the protein product MDVSSKAKWHHKAFIPTCTILSFACVSMLLLHWHWQWQTLTYTPPASVDKDRRFALVIPATGSSPELCKTVVTGLALGYPSPVIVNWGVDHRALTHWRGGRNLVKVPGVVEYLEAATRPDAHPSERLNDDDIVLIVDGYDIWFQLPAQVMLERYHKINREANERLQKEWNKHQRGPMPMRQTIIGASGKRCDPKNENRGTKMQCDDKTCWEAPQINWDDLDVEHLETDHTGKVKSRHCGAVRPRWLNGGLYMGPAGDLRRLFRRCLFTLQTGIGKGIKMRSEQSLAYEAISEQEVYRQWQRSNGNLKRGISKLMGDKLEYHIGLDYAEELSVQTQWAQDRNGRDHGAFVTLGNQELIDQHSQALGISPTRLRGLPDDIKSAPNPLSLLQPGANWTDMPLYADFFTETVSAILHHNGVGSLKTHRSTWWDRPWYYQHLRKLLHLRLRAKDEPEDPLATVQTANGRVRYWAATAEQESKYPRQMKKTLKHRLDKMKFGDICRHKHSAPEGPNQEWWEEIFRDTGGPWGT